The proteins below come from a single Planctomycetota bacterium genomic window:
- a CDS encoding DUF1349 domain-containing protein, which translates to MKRNALASVVLLALAVVTMATAAPEAAHTNSSQDGELAADLEALQGTWELATGKEVQGAAGSRSVKTITGNRETVRRYRLPTGELSSEHTVEFTLRRSGAVRVFTFFPVGGEPEQGRSYVYRVDHDDFFDVPGLLAGHDFDNYQVLPKVWHWKRVVSDKASELDTLPSSAKPAASAPQAALQERAVAVDAGLQIKEPWRANEAAAWGAVVDPDKDCDISKGVLRIQVPPTNHDLNPLRGLSAPRVLRPVTGDFEVSVKVTSDLQPGMTAVGKGSPFNGAGLLIWEDAENFLRIERNAWRNGDSCLCYPPLIEYWHERQYSGANKQPVPAAEFFPEASTWLKATRRGNRITVFMSHDGKKWKEVRSLDVKLATELQVGVAALNTSDKPFRVEFDDFILRQN; encoded by the coding sequence ATGAAACGCAATGCCTTAGCATCTGTTGTCTTGTTGGCGCTGGCGGTCGTCACGATGGCCACGGCGGCGCCGGAGGCCGCCCATACGAATTCGTCGCAGGACGGCGAACTGGCGGCTGACTTGGAAGCGCTCCAAGGGACTTGGGAACTGGCTACCGGCAAGGAAGTCCAAGGCGCCGCCGGTTCGCGCAGCGTGAAGACAATCACGGGCAATCGTGAAACAGTCCGACGGTATCGGCTTCCTACCGGCGAGTTGTCCAGCGAGCACACCGTCGAGTTTACATTACGTAGGAGCGGAGCTGTCCGTGTCTTCACGTTTTTCCCAGTCGGAGGCGAGCCCGAGCAAGGGAGGTCTTACGTCTACCGGGTCGACCACGACGATTTCTTCGATGTCCCAGGGCTCTTGGCAGGCCACGATTTCGACAACTATCAAGTACTTCCCAAGGTGTGGCATTGGAAGCGCGTCGTCTCGGACAAGGCGAGCGAACTCGACACGCTCCCATCGAGCGCCAAGCCGGCGGCTTCGGCTCCCCAGGCAGCTCTTCAAGAACGAGCCGTTGCCGTCGACGCAGGTTTGCAAATTAAAGAACCCTGGCGAGCCAACGAGGCAGCCGCATGGGGAGCCGTCGTTGACCCAGACAAAGACTGCGATATCAGCAAGGGCGTTTTGAGAATCCAGGTTCCACCGACAAACCATGATCTCAACCCCCTGCGCGGGCTGTCCGCTCCGCGCGTGCTACGACCGGTTACTGGCGATTTTGAAGTCAGTGTCAAAGTCACCTCTGACCTTCAACCTGGAATGACCGCGGTGGGTAAAGGTTCTCCGTTCAATGGCGCGGGTCTTTTGATTTGGGAAGACGCGGAGAATTTCCTGCGAATCGAACGTAACGCCTGGCGGAACGGCGATTCGTGCCTTTGTTATCCGCCGTTGATTGAATATTGGCACGAGCGACAGTACTCCGGCGCCAACAAACAGCCCGTGCCAGCGGCGGAGTTCTTTCCAGAGGCTTCCACTTGGCTAAAGGCAACTCGACGTGGTAACCGCATTACCGTCTTCATGAGCCATGACGGCAAGAAATGGAAGGAAGTAAGGTCGTTGGACGTGAAACTCGCCACGGAGCTTCAGGTGGGAGTCGCGGCCCTCAACACCTCTGACAAGCCTTTTCGAGTCGAGTTTGACGACTTCATCCTTCGTCAGAACTAA
- a CDS encoding PDZ domain-containing protein encodes MRSTLSMKWKAALTAGLATAAIALAGLVQAQQSPAQAPPPPPADAPDSAPIDATPAGQSRARLGVNLSDNHQGKVWIRSVDPGSAADIAGLRANDQFVALDEQKIFTYLDVIRYVNMKGAGDDVAVYIRRNGKPAMLTASLGSEYADPESDAKFTEFPGGTRQTKFTDPAVDPTAPTPGDLGSNGPATPWRYRNVNGQWFFYSPAGQWMTWSNNRWVMARNGFPTDIPSPADMDVGAQMRFRR; translated from the coding sequence ATGCGCTCCACCTTGAGTATGAAATGGAAAGCGGCATTGACGGCTGGCCTGGCCACTGCGGCGATCGCTTTGGCCGGCCTAGTCCAGGCACAGCAAAGCCCTGCGCAAGCCCCGCCGCCTCCGCCTGCCGATGCGCCTGATTCCGCGCCGATCGACGCCACGCCCGCCGGTCAATCGCGCGCCCGTCTGGGCGTGAACCTGAGCGACAACCACCAGGGCAAGGTCTGGATTCGCTCCGTTGACCCGGGGAGTGCCGCCGACATTGCCGGCCTGCGGGCCAATGACCAGTTCGTCGCACTCGATGAACAAAAGATATTCACCTACCTGGACGTGATTCGCTATGTGAACATGAAAGGGGCTGGTGACGACGTCGCCGTTTATATTCGTCGCAATGGCAAGCCAGCCATGTTGACTGCTTCGTTGGGTTCGGAATACGCCGATCCAGAATCGGATGCCAAGTTCACCGAATTTCCAGGGGGCACGCGGCAAACCAAGTTCACCGATCCAGCGGTTGACCCAACGGCGCCGACGCCAGGCGATCTGGGAAGCAACGGGCCTGCAACTCCCTGGCGCTATCGCAACGTGAACGGCCAATGGTTCTTCTACTCGCCGGCCGGACAGTGGATGACCTGGTCGAATAATCGCTGGGTGATGGCTCGCAACGGCTTCCCCACCGACATTCCCAGCCCCGCCGATATGGACGTCGGCGCGCAAATGCGATTTCGACGGTAA